The stretch of DNA CAAAGAAGTAGAAGCTCAATTAGATGCAACAAAGGTGTTCTGGAAGGCTCGAGGAATTCGGTTCAAAGCCAGACAACTGGACAACCGCGCCAATCCTGATATTATAGATACTTCTGACATGGCTTCCGAAGATGTTGACTGGAAATTCGCTCATTATTGCACCATTCCTTTTTGGCGCGCTTGGATTCTCTGGAATGGGGATATGGTGCTTTGCTGTGTGGATTGGGAGCGCACTCAAGTTTTCGGTAATATCCACGAGAAATCTATAAAAGAAATTTGGAATGGCGAGGGCTACAGGAAGTACCGGCAAAGAATGATGGATCGAGATTTAGCCGGCACGATTTGTGAAAATTGCCAGGGTACCTAATCAGAACGTAATCCCATAACATTTCTCAATTTCGCTTTCCCCGATTCTTGCTCGTACATTCCGTCTTTTAGTTTGCAGAGATTTATTAGCCGCTATTAAATACACTCTACACTCATGGATCAGAAAACAAAGAATAAAGCAATTTAAGGTAGATTCAAATGCCCAAAAAGTCAGATCAGGCTGCCGAATTTCTAAATGAGAAGAGAAGATTATTTTGGTAAGAAAAGCCTGGATAGACGCGAGACACCCAATGGCTAAGCAAAGATTGTGGGGTCTCACATTGTTAGAGAGAAATCTGAGAGAATTAGTTAGCCTCGGGATTCATGAAGCGGTAGTTGTAACTCGTCCTGAAAGCGATCCCGCGGAATACTTCCACCATCCGCAGCCAAAATCGCTAACCATTTCGTTTGTAAACGCCAAGAATTCAAATCCGTTTGAGTCACTAAGAAAGTCAGTCGAAGAAAACGGACAAAATGTACTGGCCTTGGAAGCCAATGCGCTCAATGACCGGCGAATTCTAAAAAAGCTAACGGAAACAAAATCAAGTTGCGGGCTGCTTTCACCAAACGGGCTTAACAAAGCGGGGGCTGCTGTTTTATCATCAGGAGAAGTGGAATTATTTAATGGCGAATCCACAGAAAATCTCACGGCTGCAATAGAAGAAAATTTACAAAACGCGAAACTTCGGAAACTCGAACTTTCGAGCTTCAACACATATGTCAGCAATTTGAGAAGGGATATTGTACCTTTCATGATTCTGATAGAGAGTTCGTCCCATCTTAAAAATGCCGATGATTTTCTCCGCCAAACCGTTCACAAAGGCACAAATGATTTCGTGGCTAAATACATTCATCCGCCTTTTGAATTTGGAATAGCGCGATATTTGGCCCAGACGTTTATTACACCCAACATGGTTTCCTTTCTAAATTTACTTTTGTCCATATTGGCAGCTTATCTCTTTGCAACCGGAAGCCTTCTTGCTGGTGGTCTTGTGGCGGCAATAAAAGGCATACTAGATGGCGTGGATGGGAAGCTAGCGCGCCTGACTCTGAAATTCAGTAAAATTGGCGATCTTCTTGATCATGGAACAGATACCATATTTGATGCCATCTGGTATCTGGCACTGGGGTGGCATTTTGCCCACGGTGATTTTTCCTCTAGTACTGCTATATTTACTTATATATTACTTATTTCTTATTGTGTTGAAAGAATTGTGCCCGGTATCTTCAAAAAATTACACGGGCGCGAAATCTACGATTATGCTAAGATAGACCGATTCATACGCCTCATTGGCAGCCGCATAAATAACAACATCTGGCTGCTTTTGATAGCTACGATATTGGGTTGGCCGAAAGAAGGATTTTATTTCATAAGCCTTTGGATGCTGGTTACGGCAAGCTGGCATACTTTAAGATTGCTATCACGATATAATTCATTCATTAATCTCTGTCTAAAACTCAAAAAATAAGGATTGAGCTGAAGCTTTGGCGCTGCCATTGTTTATTTCATACGGTGTGGAAAGAACAGTCCTTGAAATTTCACAGATTCGAAATCTACGATTATAACGATCTTGAAAGATTCATGCAGCCGGATGAACAACAATATCTGGCTTTTGCTGGCAGGAAACACTGTTCGGCTGGGGCGAGGAGAGAGACATTGTGCTTTAATCAGTGTCTGGATGGCGTTTACGGCCGCTTGGCATACATTTCGTCTGTTTTCAAGTCACTTTGTGAAATCACGACTCGGAAAGCCGGCCTTAACGAATTAGAGTAGGGAAATTTAGAAGTATGGTAATTACTACCCCGCAGAATGGCATTTTTCAACACAGGGTAGCTTATATTTTGGATCAGCAACTGCCAGCTCAAAAAGCGAATACCGAGCAAGTGATGAATACAATATCCT from candidate division KSB1 bacterium encodes:
- a CDS encoding CDP-alcohol phosphatidyltransferase family protein, with amino-acid sequence MAKQRLWGLTLLERNLRELVSLGIHEAVVVTRPESDPAEYFHHPQPKSLTISFVNAKNSNPFESLRKSVEENGQNVLALEANALNDRRILKKLTETKSSCGLLSPNGLNKAGAAVLSSGEVELFNGESTENLTAAIEENLQNAKLRKLELSSFNTYVSNLRRDIVPFMILIESSSHLKNADDFLRQTVHKGTNDFVAKYIHPPFEFGIARYLAQTFITPNMVSFLNLLLSILAAYLFATGSLLAGGLVAAIKGILDGVDGKLARLTLKFSKIGDLLDHGTDTIFDAIWYLALGWHFAHGDFSSSTAIFTYILLISYCVERIVPGIFKKLHGREIYDYAKIDRFIRLIGSRINNNIWLLLIATILGWPKEGFYFISLWMLVTASWHTLRLLSRYNSFINLCLKLKK